GACGGCCCCGCGCATTACCCAATGTTTGATTGTCGTTTTCGCCTCAGTCATGCCAGCGAAAAGCGCTTCTTCGTAGTAACGCGATAATCGGACGTCCGACGTTGGCTTCAGCATGCGTTCCTCTTTATCCTGAGGCACAAATAAGCGGCCGCCTGTCAGGGCACCATAACGGTTGGCAAATTGTTGAATCGCCTCGGGTGATGGATCTAACGCGGCGAGTTCACGAAACAGGCCACTCGAATCCAATGGTTGGTACTTGATGGACTTAGTATTCAAGCCAAGAAAACTCATGCGGAAGTCGTTAGACACCAAAACACGATCGCTTTTTCGTTCGACGCTCCACGAATCGGACACCGGTCGAAGATCTCGCCATTGAAATCCATCGGGCGGCAGGGGCCACTGAAACGAGACAACTGCGGAAGTGATCAACATCAAAACGCGTCCTGGGAAAATGTAACCGATGTCGTAACCGTAACTATGGCAGTTACGGTTTGAACGGTCAATGTAGCCGCGATACCATTACTCGCATGATTACGGTTACGGACGATCAAGTACCAAATAGGAGAGAACAAATGGCCCGAGCATTGGAGAAGCCCGCGGAAACAGTGGAAGGACGGCTCTGTCCCATTCGGGATGTAGCGCGCTACTTGAGTCTCAGCCGTTCAAAGATCTACGCAATGATGGACGCTGGTGAGCTGCCTTACGTCAAGCTTGGCAAGAGCCGCCGCGTGAATTGGACGGACGTGCTGAAGCTCATCGCGGACAACACGATTGGACGAGCTCAGTCCTAGCGCCAGCCGGTCTCCGAACGCGGCTTAGGAGCCGCAGGAAGGTGCAAGGATGGCAGATCTGTTGGCCGTCGCAGAACAATATCGCGATTGGGCGCTATGCGCCATTCCGGCAGATCGTAATCGCAAGATGCCAATCGGCTCATGGAAGCCCTTTCAAACAACGATGCCCGCGAAAGGGTTCTGGAAACGCGTCGCTGATGCCGTGTGTGTCGTTACCGGTAAGGTGAGCGGTAACCTGGAAGTCATCGACTTCGATTTCAAAGCAGAGTTATTCCCGGCTTGGATGCGACTGCTACATCAAGCGAAGCAGGAGCTATTCGATCGGCTTGTGATCGAGCAAAGCCAAAGCGGCGGCCGGCATGTGTTCTATCGTTGCCCTGGAGCGGTCATTGAGGGCAACCAGGATTTGGCGCAGCGACGATTCACCCGGGAGAGCGGCGACGCGTTCACCTACCAGGGAAAGACGCTGACTCCAGTTAAGCGTCGCGGGCAGTGGATTGCCGATGCGACGTTGATCGAGACACGGGGCGAGGGTGGCATCATTCTCACTGCTCCATCTCCGGGATATGTCCTCGTCCAGGGTTCGTTCGAATCCATCCCCCTCGTGACACCTGAAGAGCGCGACGCCTTACTTGGGGTTGCACGGGCGCTTCATGAGATTCGCGTGGAGAAGAAGCCGCCAGCCTCGAGCAAGCCAGCGAATGGCAAGCGGCACGCAGATCGCCCCGGCGACGATTTCAACTCGCGGTGCGACTTCCTCGGGTATCTAGAATCGAAGGGTTGGGAGTTCATCACCAGCGATGGCGAGAACAAGCTGTTGCGGCGTCCAGGTAAGACGGGGTTCAACTGGTCCGCATCACTGCTCGGAAAGTCGCTGTACGTTTTCAGCACGAACGCGGGACTGCCAGCGAATGAGAGCTTCAGCCCCTTCGGAGTTTACACTTACCTTGAGCATGACGGCGACTTCGAGAAAGCAGCGGCAGAATTGGGTCGTCAGGGATTTGGTGCGCCGGCGAAGCCAGCTCGCAAGTTTGACCAGAACGAGCACAACCCCCGCAACGATGAATACACCGAAGCGCAACTAGTGCCCGAAGTCGACCTGACTGGCATCATGGGCAAATCCGACAGCGGATCACATCTTCAACGCGATGACTTGAACACCGCTGAAATTCCTGCCGGCGAAACCAGCACGGTAACTATCGTCGCGCCGCCACGGCCAGAACGACGGCAATCAACCATCGACGACGAAAGCTACTCAATTCCTGGCTTCATCGATTCACTGATTGATTACACGCTCGACACAGCGCCGTATCCCAGTCGACCCCTGGCATGGGCCGGCGCTGTCGCGTTGCTATCGACATTAATTGCTCGCAAGATCAAAGGACCTACCGGGCTGCTAACCAATGTCATGACGCTAGGGCTCGCCAGTTCCGGTAGCGGCAAAGACCATCCGCGCCGTATCAGTCAACGCATACTCCACCACGTGGGCATGGAGGATCGTTTGCAAGGACGCATCGCCAGCGGTCAAGGTCTTGAGGACCTGCTCTTCGCCCAGCCTGCGCAACTGTGTCAGATCGACGAATTCGACAGCACTTTGGTTAGCATCAACAAGCCAGGCGATCCGATTGGGGCTGAACTCGGCGCGCGGCTGATGGACCTCTATTCCGCATCGCAAGGTAGCTACTGCGGACGCGTGAAAGTTCGGCAGGGGGAAGCCCGAGCAATTGTTCGTCATCCACACGTATCACTATTTGCAACGTGTGTGCCAGGGAACTTCTTCGCAAACTTGACACCAAAGCTGTTGAGCAACGGCCTGATTGCTCGCATGATCATTGTCGAGAGCGGGGAACGTGGACAAGGGCAATCAGTTCGGACCCGAGCATTGCCGCAAAACATCGTTGACGCCGCGGAGTTCTGGAGAGACTTCAATCCCGGTGGCGGCAACCTGGCCGATGTAATGTACGCCAAACCACTGGAAATCGATTACACGGCGGAGGCAGACAACGTATTCGAAGCTGCCCGCCGCAAGATCGACGCGAAATGGGACGCCTGCCATCGTGCTCAGAACGACGCTGGCTGCTCCATCTGGGCCCGCGTGATCGAACAGGCCCACAAGCTCAGCCTGATCTATGCGTGCTCTGAGGATCGCCGCAACTTACAGGTGGGCGAAGAGGCGGCCATTTGGGCCACCAACTTTGCCGAACGACAAGCGAAATGGTTGCTTGATCGTGTTGCTGAGCAAGTCGGCGAGGAAACGAAGTTCGAGGTCGCGGCCAAGCGGATCCTCGACCGTATTCGGCTGCGTGGCGGCAGAACACACCGCTCGGACGCACTCAAAGGTTCACGAGTGCTGGCCAAGGAATTCGACGCCTTGTTGCACACGCTCGAGCAGCGGGGTCAAGTCAAACGCGAATTGCTGGAGGGATGCGAATGGCTGCAACTCATATAAGCCAGTCAATTCCCGGGCATTTCCCAAAGTTCCCAAACTTCTCAGCAACGGTGAGTCGAGCGCCGGGAATTTGGGGAATTATGGGAATTGATTGGGAATCAAGAAATGCGAGAAATATCCCCTATTTCATTGTCTCTTCTTGTTTCAATTCCCAATTCTCAGCCAACCCCACCCGCGCGTTTCAAAACCCCACTTCACGGTTGTACGAAGGGCACATTATTGCCGTTTCTGCGCACGGGAGGGGGTGGGAATGGGAACCGGGGAAACGTCACGCGCCGTTGCGCCTCCGAACCCTCACTCCGGCGCGTTGTCGAAGCTGGCCGACCAATGGCCATGCGACCGTGTTGCCACGACGTGCAATTCTCTGTCAGTCATTCAACCACCTTTCCAAGGACCGGAGTCTGAAATGGAAATTGAACTGAGCCAGAGCGTCCACGTCAAATCGC
Above is a window of Anatilimnocola aggregata DNA encoding:
- a CDS encoding bifunctional DNA primase/polymerase, with translation MADLLAVAEQYRDWALCAIPADRNRKMPIGSWKPFQTTMPAKGFWKRVADAVCVVTGKVSGNLEVIDFDFKAELFPAWMRLLHQAKQELFDRLVIEQSQSGGRHVFYRCPGAVIEGNQDLAQRRFTRESGDAFTYQGKTLTPVKRRGQWIADATLIETRGEGGIILTAPSPGYVLVQGSFESIPLVTPEERDALLGVARALHEIRVEKKPPASSKPANGKRHADRPGDDFNSRCDFLGYLESKGWEFITSDGENKLLRRPGKTGFNWSASLLGKSLYVFSTNAGLPANESFSPFGVYTYLEHDGDFEKAAAELGRQGFGAPAKPARKFDQNEHNPRNDEYTEAQLVPEVDLTGIMGKSDSGSHLQRDDLNTAEIPAGETSTVTIVAPPRPERRQSTIDDESYSIPGFIDSLIDYTLDTAPYPSRPLAWAGAVALLSTLIARKIKGPTGLLTNVMTLGLASSGSGKDHPRRISQRILHHVGMEDRLQGRIASGQGLEDLLFAQPAQLCQIDEFDSTLVSINKPGDPIGAELGARLMDLYSASQGSYCGRVKVRQGEARAIVRHPHVSLFATCVPGNFFANLTPKLLSNGLIARMIIVESGERGQGQSVRTRALPQNIVDAAEFWRDFNPGGGNLADVMYAKPLEIDYTAEADNVFEAARRKIDAKWDACHRAQNDAGCSIWARVIEQAHKLSLIYACSEDRRNLQVGEEAAIWATNFAERQAKWLLDRVAEQVGEETKFEVAAKRILDRIRLRGGRTHRSDALKGSRVLAKEFDALLHTLEQRGQVKRELLEGCEWLQLI
- a CDS encoding helix-turn-helix domain-containing protein; translation: MARALEKPAETVEGRLCPIRDVARYLSLSRSKIYAMMDAGELPYVKLGKSRRVNWTDVLKLIADNTIGRAQS